The DNA segment AGCTGCTACAGACGGACCAATGCCTCAAACACGTGAGCACATCCTTTTAGGTCGCCAAGTAGGTATTCCTAGAATGGTAGTTTTCATGAACAAAGTGGACATGGTTGATGATGCTGAGTTGTTGGAACTTGTTGAAATGGAAATCAGGGACTTATTGTCTTTCTATGAATATGATGGAGATAACTGTCCAGTTATCCAAGGTTCAGCTTTAGGTGGATTGAATAATGATCCAGCTTGGGTTCCTAAAATTCTTGAATTGATGGAAGCTGTTGATAGTTGGATTGAAGAGCCAGTACGTGATACTGAAAAACCATTCTTGATGCCAGTTGAGGATGTATTTACAATCACTGGTCGTGGAACTGTTGCTACAGGTCGTATCGAAACTGGTATTGCCAATACAGGAGATGCTGTTGAAATCATTGGTATGGGAGCTGAAAAATTGACTTCTACTATTACAGGAGTTGAGATGTTCCGTAAAATCCTTGATAGAGGTGAAGCTGGAGATAACGTAGGTTTGTTGTTGAGAGGTATTGATAAAGAATCTATCAAAAGAGGAATGGTTATCATTAAGCCAGGATCAGTAAAACCACACGCTACTTTCAAAGCTGAGGTTTATATCTTGAAAAAAGAAGAAGGTGGTCGTCACACACCATTCCACAATAACTACCGTCCACAGTTCTACGTTCGTACAACTGACGTAACAGGTGTTATTACTTTACCAGAAGGTGTTGAGATGGTTATGCCAGGAGACAACTTAACTATTAATGTAGCTTTGTTAAGCCCAATTGCAATGAATGTTGGTTTGCGTTTTGCTATCCGTGAAGGTGGTAGAACTGTAGGTGCAGGTCAGGTAACTGAGATTGTAGCTTAATTTATAATACTAATTATTAGCCAGTAATGCCCTCAAGGCGTTACTGGTTTTTATTAACACGAACGGGCGTAGTTCAAGGGTAGAATAGCGGTCTCCAAAACCGTTGATGGGGGTTCGAATCCCTCCGCCCGTGCAAATAAAATAAATCATAATGACAAAAGTTGTTAATTACATATCTGAAGCGTTTGAAGAATTAAAATCAAATGTTACTTGGCCAGAATGGGCTGAAGTACAACGTTTAACTATTGTTGTTGCCGTTTTTTCTGTACTGTTTGCTTTGGCAACTTGGGGAGTAGATGAAATGTTTGCGAATTTATTAGAGAAATTTTTCACCTGGATAAAAGCGTAATTTTTTTGTTATGGCAGATAATAATTTAAAAAAATGGTACGTCGTTCGAGCAGTGAGCGGACAGGAAAATAAAGTGAAAGCATACATCGAAACCGAAATCGCGAGATTAGGAATGGGTGATTATGTTTCGCAAGTTTTGGTTCCTACCGAGAAAATAGTTACTGTAAAAGACGGAAAAAAATTAGCCAAGGATAAAGTTTATTTTCCGGGTTATGTAATGATCGAAGCCAATCTTGTTGGTGAAATTCCACATATTATCAAGTCTATAACAAGTGTAATTGGTTTTTTAGGTGAAACTAAAGGAGGAGAACCTGTGCCATTGAGACTTTCTGAAGTAAACAGAATGTTGGGTAAAGTAGATGAATTGGCGGTAAATACCGATACGCGTTCAGTACCATTTAATTTGGGAGAAACAATTAAGGTTATTGATGGTCCTTTCAATGGATTCAATGGAACTGTTGAAAAAATTAATGAAGAAAAGCGTAAACTAGAAGTAATGGTGAAAATTTTCGGAAGAAAAACACCGTTGGAATTAGGGTTTATGCAAGTTGAAAAAGTATAATTTTTGTTACATATATAATAAACCACATTATCGCTTCCAATGGTAGTGTGTTAAATTTTTAAAAAATGGCTAAAGAGATTAGTAAAGTAGTTAAACTACAAGTTAAGGGAGGTGCTGCGAACCCGTCGCCACCGGTTGGACCTGCTTTAGGTGCTGCTGGTGTTAATATCATGGAGTTCTGTAAGCAATTTAATGCTAGAACCCAAGATAAACCAGGTAAAGTTTGCCCAGTGCAAATTACAGTGTATAAAGACAAATCTTTCGATTTTGTTGTAAAAACACCACCAGCTGCTGTTCAATTAATGGACGCGGCAAAGCTTAAATCTGGTTCAGGAGAACCAAATCGTAAGAAAGTAGCTAGCGTTACTTGGGATGTTATCAAAACAATCGCGGAAGACAAGATGGTTGATTTAAATGCATTCACAATCGAGTCTGCTATGAGCATGATCGCAGGAACGGCTAGATCTATGGGTATAACTGTAACTGGAGATTCTCCTCTAAAACAAGCTTAAGACATGGCAAAATTGACAAAAAAGCAAAAAGAGGCTGCTTCAAAAATTGAAAAGAACAAACTATACTCTTTGAAAGATGCATCAGCATTAATCAAAGCTATAGCTTCAGCAAAATTTGACGAGTCTGTTGATATCGCGGTACGTTTGGGTGTAGATCCAAGAAAAGCGAATCAAATGGTGAGAGGTGTGGTAACATTGCCTCACGGAACAGGTAAAGATGTAAAAGTATTGGCATTGGTTACTCCAGACAAAGAAGCGGAAGCTAAAGAAGCTGGTGCAGACTATGTAGGTCTTGACGAATACCTTCAAAAAATTAAAGACGGTTGGACAGATGTTGACGTGATCATCACTATGCCTGCCGTAATGGGTAAATTAGGTCCATTAGGTCGTATTTTAGGACCTAGAGGTTTAATGCCAAACCCTAAAACAGGTACTGTAACCATGGACGTTGCAAAAGCTGTTGCAGAGGTAAAAGCTGGTAAAATTGACTTTAAAGTTGATAAAACTGGTATCGTGCACGCAGGAATTGGTAAAGTTTCTTTTGGAGCTGAACAAATTTATGACAACGCACACGAAATTATTCAAACATTAATCAAACTTAAACCAACTGCTGCTAAAGGTACATACATCAAAGGTATTCACCTTACAAGCACAATGAGTCCGGCTATTGCTTTGGATCCTAAAGCAGTATAATTGGTAGTTAAAAATTTTTAGTATGACTAGAGAAGAAAAATCAATCGCGATTGAAGATTTAACTGCACAGTTAGCTGGTACAAATATTATTTATGTATCTGATATTTCTGGATTAAATGCAGAAACAACTTCAAACTTGAGAAGAGCTTGTTTCAAAGCAGGTATTAAATTAGAAGTTGTTAAGAATACTTTGCTTGCAAAAGCAATGGAAGCTTCAGCTAATGATTATGGAGACTTGCCTTCTGTATTAACAGGAAACAGTGCTATCTTTATTTCAGATGTTGCAAATGCACCTGGAAAAATAATCAAAGATTTCAGAAAAAAATCAGATAAGCCTGTTTTAAAAGGAGCTTACATCAATTCTGAAATTTACATTGGAGATGATCAATTAGAAGCTTTGGCTACTATCAAATCTAAAGAAGAGCTTATCGGCGAAATCATTGGATTATTGCAATCACCAGCACAAAGAGTTATTTCTGCTTTACAAAACCAATTCGCAAACAGCGAAGAAGTTGAGGCATAATACTCAAAACAGGGAATTTTATTTCCTTGTTGCTTAAAATAGCGCACAATAAATAAATTATATTTTACAAATCATTTTAAAACGATAGAAAAAATGGCAGATTTGAAACAATTCGCAGAACAATTGGTTAACCTAACAGTAAAAGAAGTTAACGAATTAGCAACAATATTAAAAGATGAGTACGGAATCGAACCAGCTGCTGCAGCTGTAGTAGTTTCAGGTGGTGGAGAAGCTGCTGCTGAAGAAGTACAAACAGAATTTACAGTTGTATTGAAAGAAGCTGGTGCTTCTAAATTGGCAGTTGTGAAATTAGTAAAAGAACTTACAGGTTTAGGTTTGAAAGAAGCTAAAGATGTAGTTGATAGCGCACCTGCTAATGTAAAAGAAGGTGTTTCTAAAGAAGAAGCAGAAGGTTTGAAAAAATCTTTAGAAGAAGCTGGAGCTGTTGTTGAATTAAAATAATTCTCAACCAGTTTTAGAATAAGGTTTAGGTCTTGGGTTTTGTCGCCCAATGGCCTAAACCATTTTTCGTATAATAAAAGTCTGTATTGTTTTAGAATAATATAGCGCAATAAATAGAATGCTTTTTTATCCATTACGAGGAAAAAAAATTAACAGATAATAAGAAAGTAGTTATCTTGGAATTGGTTTTTAAAGATGTAATGGTTAAAAATTTCCGTATAAATTAAATATAATTTGTACACAAAAAATTACTTTTCTAATCAAAATTTTGTCAATTGATGCTATCAAATCAAACTGAAAGATTGAATTTTGCCTCAACAAAAAACATTCCTCAATATCCGGATTTCTTGGATGTTCAGGTTAAATCGTTTAAAGATTTTTTTCAATTAGAAACTAAATCTGATGAAAGAGGCGACGAAGGGTTGTACAATACCTTCATGGAAAACTTTCCAATCACGGATACAAGAAACAACTTTGTATTGGAATTCCTGGATTATTTTGTAGATCCACCTCGTTACACCATTCAAGAATGTATAGAAAGAGGTCTTACCTATAGCGTACCTTTAAAAGCAAGGTTGAAACTATATTGTACAGATCCGGAACACGAAGATTTTGAAACTATTGTTCAGGATGTTTATCTTGGTACAATTCCTTACATGACTCCTAGTGGTACTTTTGTGATCAATGGCGCCGAGCGTGTTGTTGTTTCTCAATTGCACCGTTCTCCTGGGGTTTTCTTTGGACAATCATTCCATGCAAATGGAACAAAATTATATTCTGCCAGGGTAATTCCTTTCAAAGGATCTTGGATAGAATTTTCAACCGATATCAACAGCGTAATGTATGCTTATATCGACAGAAAGAAAAAATTACCTGTAACTACTTTATTCCGTGCTATCGGTTTCGAAAGAGACAAGGATATCCTTGAGATTTTCGACCTTGCCGAGGAAATTAAAGTTTCTAAAACAGGTCTTAAAAAATATATTGGTAGAAAATTAGCCGCTCGTGTTTTGAACACTTGGCATGAAGATTTCGTGGATGAAGATACCGGCGAAGTTGTTTCTATCGAACGTAACGAAATAATCCTTGACCGTGACACCATTATCGACAAAGATAACGTGGAAGAAATCATCGATTCTAACGTTAAATCTATTTTGTTGCACAAGGAAGACAATAATGCAGTTGATTATTCCATCATCCACAACACGCTACAAAAAGACCCAACCAATTCTGAAAAAGAAGCCGTTGAGCACATCTACAGACAATTGCGTAACGCAGAACCGCCTGATGAAGAAACTGCTCGTGGTATTATTGATAAATTATTCTTCTCTGACCAACGTTACAACTTAGGTGAAGTAGGTCGTTATAGAATTAACAAAAAACTGAATCTTGATACTCCAATGGAAAAGCAAGTGCTTACCAAAGAAGATATCATTACCATTGTGAAATATTTGATTGAGTTGATTAATGCGAAAGCAGATATTGATGATATCGATCACTTGTCAAACCGTCGTGTTAGAACAGTTGGAGAACAACTTTCTCAACAATTTGGTGTAGGTTTGGCTCGTATGGCTAGAACCATTCGCGAGAGAATGAACGTTAGGGATAACGAGGTGTTTACACCAATAGATTTGATTAATGCCAAAACATTATCATCTGTTATCAACTCTTTCTTTGGAACGAACCAGTTGTCCCAGTTTATGGATCAAACGAATCCATTAGCCGAGATTACGCACAAAAGAAGATTATCTGCACTTGGACCAGGTGGACTTTCGAGAGAAAGAGCTGGATTTGAGGTTCGTGACGTTCACTATACGCACTACGGACGTTTATGTCCAATTGAAACTCCAGAGGGACCAAACATTGGTTTGATTTCATCTTTGGGTGTTTATGCCAAAGTTAACGGAATGGGTTTCATTGAAACACCTTACCGTAAAGTAACTAATGGAGTGGTGGATTTAGAATCTACTCCAGTTTACTTGAGCGCAGAAGAAGAAGAAGGAATGATGATTTCTCAGGCAAACATCGAAATGGATGCTACAGGAAAAATTCTAGCCGATAACGTAATTGCCCGTCAAGAGGGAGATTTCCCGGTAATTGATCCATCAAAAGTGGATTATGCTGACGTTGCGCCAAACCAAATTGCTTCGATTTCAGCTTCATTAATTCCTTTCTTGGAACATGATGATGCGAATAGAGCGCTGATGGGATCAAACATGATGCGTCAAGCCGTACCATTGTTGCGTCCAGAAGCTCCTATTGTTGGAACAGGGTTGGAGCGTCAAGTGGCTTCAGATTCCAGAGTATTGATTAATGCCGAAGGACCTGGAACTGTTGAATACGTAGATGCAAACATCATCACCATCAAATACGATCGTTCTGAAGAAGAAAGAATGGTAAGTTTTGAAGAAGATGAGAAAACATACAATCTAATTAAATTTAGAAAAACCAATCAAAGTACAAGTATAAACTTGAAACCTATCGTAAGAAAAGGAGACAGAGTAGTTCTTGGACAAGTATTGTCGGAAGGTTATGCTACCCAAAATGGGGAGTTGGCTTTAGGTCGTAACCTAAAAGTGGCGTTTATGCCATGGAAAGGATACAACTTCGAGGATGCGATTGTTATTTCTGAAAAAGTAGTTCGTGACGATATTTTTACCTCTATTCACGTTGATGATTATTCATTGGAAGTTAGAGATACTAAATTGGGTAACGAAGAATTAACGAATGATATTCCAAACGTTTCTGAAGAAGCTACTAAAGATTTAGATGAAAATGGTATGATCAGAATTGGTGCCGAGGTAAAACCTGGTGACATTCTTATCGGTAAAATCACGCCAAAAGGGGAATCAGATCCTACTCCGGAAGAGAAATTGCTTCGTGCCATCTTCGGGGATAAAGCAGGTGACGTGAAAGATGCTTCATTGAAAGCGTCTCCATCTCTACACGGTGTTGTTTTGGACAAAAAATTGTTCGCAAGAGCTGTAAAAGATAAACGCAAACGTACCCAAGATAAAGATGCTTTAGGCGCTTTGGAAATGGAATTCGAAGTTAAATTTGTTGAATTAAAAGACAAATTAATTGAGAAACTTTTCTTGATCGTTAATGGTAAAACATCTCAAGGTGTTATGAATGATTTGGGTGAAGAAGTATTGCCAAAAGGTAAAAAATACACTCAAAAAATGCTTTATGCAGTTGAAGATTTCGCACACTTAAGCAAAGGTCAATGGGTTGCTGATGACGTAACTAATACCATGGTTAATGATTTAATTCATAACTATAAAATTAAGTTGAACGATTTGCAAGGTTCATTGCGTAGAGAAAAATTCACGATTACCGTTGGTGATGAATTGCCGTCAGGAATCTTGAAATTGGCTAAAGTATATGTTGCCAAAAAACGTAAACTGAAAGTTGGAGATAAAATGGCGGGACGTCACGGTAACAAAGGTATTGTTGCTCGTATTGTTCGTCATGAAGACATGCCTTTCTTGGAAGATGGAACACCGGTTGATATCGTGTTGAACCCACTTGGGGTGCCTTCGCGTATGAACATTGGTCAAATTTACGAAACGGTTTTAGGTTGGGCTGGAATGAACTTGGGTAGAAAATTTGCCACTCCAATTTTTGATGGTGCTTCTCTGGATCAAATCAACGAATTGACTGACGAAGCTGGAATTCCACGTTTTGGGCATACACATCTTTATGACGGAGGAACTGGAGAACGTTTCCACCAAGCAGCAACAGTTGGAGTAATCTATATGTTGAAATTGGGTCACATGGTTGACGATAAAATGCACGCACGTTCGATAGGGCCATACTCATTGATTACGCAACAACCATTGGGTGGTAAAGCTCAATTTGGAGGTCAGCGTTTTGGAGAGATGGAGGTTTGGGCACTTGAAGCTTATGGAGCATCAAGTACACTTCGTGAAATATTGACCGTTAAATCGGATGACGTAATTGGTAGAGCCAAAACTTACGAAGCAATCGTTAAGGGAGAGTCTATGCCAGAACCAGGATTGCCTGAATCATTCAATGTATTGATGCATGAATTGAAAGGTCTTGGTCTTGACATTCGTTTAGAAGAATAAATAAAAATTTCCAATCTGTAGAGACGTTGCACTGCAACGTCTCTACGTTGGTTTTTATAATAGTTTTAGGATTTATAACCCGTAATCCGTTCCGATTTTTTATATAATCTTATATAATTAGCACTTCAAAAATTAGTTGAAGTTTAGAGAAGTAATCCGAGGGCAGAGGCGTTGCAGTGCAACGTTTGTACAAAATCAATTTTTAATTGCAAATAAATCAATAGTAAAAACTATGATGAACAATAGGAATAATAATAAAGACAAGAATCCTGTAAAAAGATTCAACAAAATTTCGATAGGACTAGCTTCTCCTGAATCTATCTTGAAAGAATCAAGAGGTGAAGTATTAAAGCCGGAAACTATTAATTACAGAACTCACAAACCAGAGCGTGACGGACTTTTCTGCGAAAGAATTTTTGGGCCAGTAAAAGATTTTGAATGTGCTTGTGGTAAATATAAAAGAATTCGCTACAAAGGAATCATTTGTGATCGTTGTGGTGTTGAAGTTACCGAGAAAAAAGTACGTAGAGACAGAGTTGGACACATTAATCTTGTTGTGCCAATTGCCCACATCTGGTATTTCCGTTCCCTTCCAAATAAAATTGGTTACATTTTAGGTCTTCCGTCCAAGAAATTAGACATGATTATCTATTATGAAAGATATGTTGTAATTCAAGCAGGTATTGCCAAAACTCCAGAAGGGGAATCGGTAAAAAGATTGGATTTCTTGACAGAAGAAGAATATTTGAATATTTTGGATACTCTTCCTGCCGACAACCAATATTTAGATGATTTCG comes from the Flavobacterium limnophilum genome and includes:
- the tuf gene encoding elongation factor Tu, yielding MAKETFNRSKPHLNIGTIGHVDHGKTTLTAAITKVLSDAGYCQAKSFDQIDNAPEEKERGITINTSHVEYETANRHYAHVDCPGHADYVKNMVTGAAQMDGAILVVAATDGPMPQTREHILLGRQVGIPRMVVFMNKVDMVDDAELLELVEMEIRDLLSFYEYDGDNCPVIQGSALGGLNNDPAWVPKILELMEAVDSWIEEPVRDTEKPFLMPVEDVFTITGRGTVATGRIETGIANTGDAVEIIGMGAEKLTSTITGVEMFRKILDRGEAGDNVGLLLRGIDKESIKRGMVIIKPGSVKPHATFKAEVYILKKEEGGRHTPFHNNYRPQFYVRTTDVTGVITLPEGVEMVMPGDNLTINVALLSPIAMNVGLRFAIREGGRTVGAGQVTEIVA
- the secE gene encoding preprotein translocase subunit SecE yields the protein MTKVVNYISEAFEELKSNVTWPEWAEVQRLTIVVAVFSVLFALATWGVDEMFANLLEKFFTWIKA
- the nusG gene encoding transcription termination/antitermination protein NusG, coding for MADNNLKKWYVVRAVSGQENKVKAYIETEIARLGMGDYVSQVLVPTEKIVTVKDGKKLAKDKVYFPGYVMIEANLVGEIPHIIKSITSVIGFLGETKGGEPVPLRLSEVNRMLGKVDELAVNTDTRSVPFNLGETIKVIDGPFNGFNGTVEKINEEKRKLEVMVKIFGRKTPLELGFMQVEKV
- the rplK gene encoding 50S ribosomal protein L11; translated protein: MAKEISKVVKLQVKGGAANPSPPVGPALGAAGVNIMEFCKQFNARTQDKPGKVCPVQITVYKDKSFDFVVKTPPAAVQLMDAAKLKSGSGEPNRKKVASVTWDVIKTIAEDKMVDLNAFTIESAMSMIAGTARSMGITVTGDSPLKQA
- the rplA gene encoding 50S ribosomal protein L1; protein product: MAKLTKKQKEAASKIEKNKLYSLKDASALIKAIASAKFDESVDIAVRLGVDPRKANQMVRGVVTLPHGTGKDVKVLALVTPDKEAEAKEAGADYVGLDEYLQKIKDGWTDVDVIITMPAVMGKLGPLGRILGPRGLMPNPKTGTVTMDVAKAVAEVKAGKIDFKVDKTGIVHAGIGKVSFGAEQIYDNAHEIIQTLIKLKPTAAKGTYIKGIHLTSTMSPAIALDPKAV
- the rplJ gene encoding 50S ribosomal protein L10; the encoded protein is MTREEKSIAIEDLTAQLAGTNIIYVSDISGLNAETTSNLRRACFKAGIKLEVVKNTLLAKAMEASANDYGDLPSVLTGNSAIFISDVANAPGKIIKDFRKKSDKPVLKGAYINSEIYIGDDQLEALATIKSKEELIGEIIGLLQSPAQRVISALQNQFANSEEVEA
- the rplL gene encoding 50S ribosomal protein L7/L12 codes for the protein MADLKQFAEQLVNLTVKEVNELATILKDEYGIEPAAAAVVVSGGGEAAAEEVQTEFTVVLKEAGASKLAVVKLVKELTGLGLKEAKDVVDSAPANVKEGVSKEEAEGLKKSLEEAGAVVELK
- the rpoB gene encoding DNA-directed RNA polymerase subunit beta; amino-acid sequence: MLSNQTERLNFASTKNIPQYPDFLDVQVKSFKDFFQLETKSDERGDEGLYNTFMENFPITDTRNNFVLEFLDYFVDPPRYTIQECIERGLTYSVPLKARLKLYCTDPEHEDFETIVQDVYLGTIPYMTPSGTFVINGAERVVVSQLHRSPGVFFGQSFHANGTKLYSARVIPFKGSWIEFSTDINSVMYAYIDRKKKLPVTTLFRAIGFERDKDILEIFDLAEEIKVSKTGLKKYIGRKLAARVLNTWHEDFVDEDTGEVVSIERNEIILDRDTIIDKDNVEEIIDSNVKSILLHKEDNNAVDYSIIHNTLQKDPTNSEKEAVEHIYRQLRNAEPPDEETARGIIDKLFFSDQRYNLGEVGRYRINKKLNLDTPMEKQVLTKEDIITIVKYLIELINAKADIDDIDHLSNRRVRTVGEQLSQQFGVGLARMARTIRERMNVRDNEVFTPIDLINAKTLSSVINSFFGTNQLSQFMDQTNPLAEITHKRRLSALGPGGLSRERAGFEVRDVHYTHYGRLCPIETPEGPNIGLISSLGVYAKVNGMGFIETPYRKVTNGVVDLESTPVYLSAEEEEGMMISQANIEMDATGKILADNVIARQEGDFPVIDPSKVDYADVAPNQIASISASLIPFLEHDDANRALMGSNMMRQAVPLLRPEAPIVGTGLERQVASDSRVLINAEGPGTVEYVDANIITIKYDRSEEERMVSFEEDEKTYNLIKFRKTNQSTSINLKPIVRKGDRVVLGQVLSEGYATQNGELALGRNLKVAFMPWKGYNFEDAIVISEKVVRDDIFTSIHVDDYSLEVRDTKLGNEELTNDIPNVSEEATKDLDENGMIRIGAEVKPGDILIGKITPKGESDPTPEEKLLRAIFGDKAGDVKDASLKASPSLHGVVLDKKLFARAVKDKRKRTQDKDALGALEMEFEVKFVELKDKLIEKLFLIVNGKTSQGVMNDLGEEVLPKGKKYTQKMLYAVEDFAHLSKGQWVADDVTNTMVNDLIHNYKIKLNDLQGSLRREKFTITVGDELPSGILKLAKVYVAKKRKLKVGDKMAGRHGNKGIVARIVRHEDMPFLEDGTPVDIVLNPLGVPSRMNIGQIYETVLGWAGMNLGRKFATPIFDGASLDQINELTDEAGIPRFGHTHLYDGGTGERFHQAATVGVIYMLKLGHMVDDKMHARSIGPYSLITQQPLGGKAQFGGQRFGEMEVWALEAYGASSTLREILTVKSDDVIGRAKTYEAIVKGESMPEPGLPESFNVLMHELKGLGLDIRLEE